The following is a genomic window from Paenibacillus sp. FSL R5-0766.
GAAGCCGCTCGTGTTGGTGAAGCTGGTGCTGGTTTCGGTGTGGTTGCTTCCGAAGTACGCAAACTCTCTGTGGATGCCAAACAAGCTACAAGTGATATCGATACCAGTCTGAGAGATGTACAACAGGTCATCAAACAGATGGAAGTTGAAGTCTCCCAGATTGCAGCCTCTTCACAGGAACAAGCAACGCTTGTATCCTCCTTTACGGATGTGATTGAGCAGCTTAATGAAACAGGGGAGCGAATGAAAGTTCTGTCCGAACAACTGATCAGCTATTCGGTTAAAAAGTAATGCAACAAACAGGACTCGGGTTGCCCATGATGGATAATCCAAGTCCTGTTGTTTGTTGTGCCCATTTTATATAACCAACTACTTCAGATAAAATCTTAATTGGCTACATGTTTTGATTTATCTCCAATAACTTCTTCTTCCGACTGCCAGCATTCCACTTCACCCGGAATATGAATCCGGTCCCGCGTAAAGACGGGATCACGTCCTTCAGCCTTTTGTTTCTTGTAGTCCTTCAACGCTTCGAAAGTCACCTTGGACAGCATCAGAATTGCAATCAGGTTCACCACCACCATGAGCCCCATGAACAGATCAGCCAAATCCCATACCAGCTGCACTTTGGCTACCGCACCAAACACCACCATCGCGATAACGCAAATGCGGTATACCCACAGCCAAACTTTGTTGGATTTGATAAACTCAATGTTGGTTTCTCCATAGTAATAATTTCCGATTAGTGTACTGAAGGCAAACAGGAACACCATTACCGCCAGGAATCCCGATGCCCATGAACCAATATGTACACTTAAAGCAGCCTGAGTTAATTCAATGCCACCCAGATCGGAACCTTTGTATACCCCGGATAGCAAAATAATCATGGCTGTACTTGTACATATCACTAACGTATCTGTCAGCACGCCAAACGCCTGAATAAGTCCCTGTTTCACCGGATGTGTTGTATCCGCCGTTGCAGCAGCATTTGGGGCACTACCCATTCCCGCCTCATTCGAGAACAATCCGCGTTTCACACCGTTCATCAGTGCAGCGCCCAACGTTCCGCCAGCAACCTGTTCGATGCCGAAGGCATTTTTGACAATCAACGCAATCATGGCCGGAAGCTGGGTTATGTTCGCCAGCACCACAAAAGCCGCCACCCCAATGTACAATACGGCCAGTACAACAACGATGTATTCCGATGCTTTTGCAATCCGCTTGACACCGCCCATGATAATTCCTGCAAATATCACAGCCATAATGATACCCACCGTTAACCGATCCGTGCCAAATGAGTTCTCAAATGCAACGGTAATCGTGTTAGACTGCACCGCATTGAAAACCAAACCGAATGAAAGCGTGATGAGAATGGCAAATAAAATCCCCATCCAGCGTTTGCCCAACCCACGTTCCATATAATATGCCGGACCCCCGCGGAATCCGCCCTTATCCTTCACTTTATAGATCTGAGCCAACGTACTCTCCACAAAACTGGAGGCTGACCCGATAATTGCAATGATCCACATCCAGAATATAGCCCCAGGTCCACCCAGTGCGATAGCCAGTGCAATACCGGTAATATTCCCCGTACCCACACGGGCCGCCATACTAATACAGAATGCCTGAAAAGGTGAAATTTTGCCTGGTTCCTTGCTTTTCCGCTCTAGAAGCACCTTCACCATGTCTCCAATCATGCGGAATTGCATGAATCGGGTCTTGGTGGTGAAATATATACCACATACTACCAATAGTATAATTAACACTTTGGACCATAGAAAATCATTGAAAATGACGACAATATCTTGTATTGTTTGCTCCATCGGTATGCCCCTTTTATGGTGTATTTCAAACACAGAGATGGTCACGTGAAAAGTTTGTACCATTCTGCACAACACTAGCCCCAGACTTCAGGATGTTACTTATACTACAAGGGCATCTACGGAAATCGACAAATACCTACATGCAATTCCTACATTTATTTTAAAAATGGGCTTTGTCGCCCAATCATTGTCATTTAACCTGACATATCAGGTTCTATGCAAGAAGGAAAGGAACGATTACACTGGAACGAGAGTTCATGGCGGAGTTAACCACCTTTACCATAGATTTATCAATCACACCATTCGCAGAGAAAGGGAATGACTGACATGCGTTATTTTATCGTGGATGATGATCCTGGCGTTCGTTCCATGTTGATGGATATTATTGAGGATGAAGGCCTTGGCGATATTGCCGGGGAAGCTGAGGACGGAGCACATATTCACGCGGAAGTGTTGGAAATGCATAAGGTGGATATCCTGCTGATTGATCTGCTGATGCCACAACGAGACGGGATCCAGACTGTGCGGGCGCTTGAAGGAAGGTTCGAGGGCAAGATCGTCATGATCTCCCAGATCGAGTCGAAAAATATGATCGGAGAAGCCTATTCACTAGGCATTGAATATTATATTACGAAGCCGATTAACCGGTTAGAGATTCTATCTGTTCTGCGGCTGGTGAACGAAAGGCTTCGGATGCAGCAATCCATCGCAGATATTCAGCGGACATTGCAGGGATTGTCCGGTTTGAATTCTATCGAACGTGCTGCGGCTCCTGTTCCGGACAAAACAATTACGACTGCAGGACATTTCCTGCTGTCCGAGATGGGCATGATCGGCGAAGCAGGCAGCAGAGATCTGCTGGACATGCTGGAATATCTGGAGCAGGTAGAGACAGATGAGCATAAGCTGTCCCCCTATACGTTCCCATCCCTCAAAGACATCTTCCAGAATGTAGCGATACGTAAACTGGGAGAAGACGCCTCTCTCGCAGAGGTGAACAAGGAGATCAAGGCATCGGAACAACGTGTTCGCAGGGCCATCTTCCAGACTCTGAGCCATGTGGTTTCTCTGGGATTAACAGACTATACACATCCCAAGTTCGAGAACTATGCATCCAAATTTTTCGATTTCACTGAAATTCGCAAGAAAATGCTGGAGCTGCAAAACAATGTGGAGCCTTCCTTGTCCCAAACACGCATTAATACAAAAAAGTTCGTACAGGTCCTATATTTGGAAGCCAAACGATTACTGCATTAAACAGATGCATGATGGATACGATGCTAAAACAAACGGGCATGAATATTACGCCGGTAGGATACCGCCTCTTCAAATGAGGATATCCATTTCGGCTATATTCATGCCCGTCTGTACGATCAAGCGTTACAATCTATGTGATTTGTTCCGTGTATAAAATTAAAATCGCTTTGGGTTCAGGCCCGTGAATGGTTTCGGCTAATTCGGTTATACTCATTAATCAATTCGTCCAATGCCATAGACTGCCGAATCACATCGGGATGCCCAAGACCACCCTTGTTATGCTCTACCAGCATATGAAGGTTATGTCTGGCCTTCTCTATTTTATTTTTCAAATCCAAACTCATAACCATGACCCCTGATACCTCCTTATTCTGTGAACCATTTTAGTTTTTCCTGTCAATCTATAGTTGGATTAACATATGGCATAGGAGACAAGGATGTTTTGTATTCTTCTCCAAATTTTGATAAAGATTATTTTATCACACAAGAGCTTATCCGAAAATGGCTGATATGACGCAATTTTAGTGGTATTATCGTGGGTTGGATTCTAGCGTCTGGCCTCACCATTCACCGCCAGAATGGATTGTGTCGTAAATGTGTATATTGAAAAAACAAAAAGTACATTGGTTCAAAAGGTAATAAAATCCCTTTCCATAACGGGGTCATTCAGGTACAATAGGGCGATGTGTGTGTCCGGACCCGGCGGATACAAATGATGTAATTTAGAGGACGGCCAACGACGGCCATTGATCCTGATTTGATATTATTGGAGGCTTAATCATCACCATGCAGACCGATTCACAGACTAAAGTCAAAATTGTTAACGCCGATCCCAGCGCAATGGGATTATTTGGGTTGGCTATCGTAACCCTGGTCGCTTCTTCCCAAAAGCTTGGCATTACAGAAGGACTTAGCTACGCTATTCCTTGGGCGATCTTCCTGGGTGCCTTTGCCCAGCTATTCGCATGTATTCAAGATTCCAAACGCAACAATACCTTTGGCACAACGGCTTTTGGCGCGTACGCATTCTTCTGGTTTGCTATGGCTGCCAACTGGATGATCAAAATGGGCGTATTTGGCTCAACGCTTGCTGAACAGGCCGATGGCAAGCAGCTCGGATTTGCTTTTGCCGGATACCTCGTATTCACCCTGTTCATGACGATTGGTGCTATCGAAGCGAATAAAGTATTGCTTATCATCTTCATTCTCATTGACTTCCTGTTCCTTGGCTTGACCTTTGACGCTTTCGGCGTAGCTCCTCACATTTTCCACACCATTGCAGCATACGCTGAACTGGCGATCGGAATTGTGTCCCTGTATGGTACAGGTGCTTCGGTACTGAACGCTCACTTCGGTTATGCGTTCTTGCCGATCGGCAAACCGTCCGGCATTTTCAAGCCCAAGGCTTAATATACAGCAGTAAACCGCCAGCGCGCCGGTCCGCGCCTGGCGGTTTTTTATGCAGTCCAATTTCAAGTCACAGCAGCCATACTGTAAGGAGGAAAAAGCATGAGAGAGATACCGAAACCCACGGAGATGGATCAGGTGGAGAAAAAATATGTACGCGAAACACGTTGTTTCAAGACGGCACGGGTATTCCCAACCGATGTCAACAATCATAATACGTTATTCGGCGGCAAGCTGATGTCCTACATCGATGATATTGCATCCATTGCCGCTTCCAAGCTATGCCGGGTCAATACTGTAACGGCTTCAACCGACTCTGTCGATTTCCTGTACCCGATTAATCCAACGGATTCGGTTACACTTGAATCGTTCGCGTCCTGGACAGGACGAAGTTCCATGGAGATTTTTGTGAAAGTGATTCGAGAGGATCTGAAGACCGGAGAGAAGAAAATTGCGGCGACTGCATTTCTGACCTTTGTGGCCCTGGACGAAAATAATCGCAAACTGATCGTACCCCGCATTATCCCGGAGACGGAAGAAGAGAAGAAACTATACGAGACCGCTCCGGATCGGGCGGCCATGCGGAAACAACGGCGGGAAGAGAGCAAGAAATTCGCTGACTTCCTGACCGTTACTTATCCTTGGGAATAAAAACACGCTAAACAATAACAAGATTGAACACCAGCATTACATTATCTGGTCGATGCCGGATAGATGGACACCGCTCTGTTATCCGGCAGTTCACCACCCATGGAGACACACCACTGCTGATAGATGCGATACGCTGCACCACTCTCCAGCAATCCCTGACAAGTGTATATGCCCTCTTCGATGGAATTGACACGCCCCGCCGCGTACAAGCGGAAACCTCCATTTAACAAGACCTGATTCACAAAAGCAATATGACCATCACCGCTTAACACACTTTCCGCCACTTCAAGCTGCTTCGCAGCCGTCCAGACCAGTTCCGGCACGGGCATATCCAGTTCATAGGCTGCTGGATCAACCAATTCCAACTTCATATCGCTGTCTTCCACGGCGTATACGCGGGTTGGGCGATCAATATACAGATCCTCTGAACCTTCCATCCCCTGTACAACATAAGCACGACGATAGTTAAACCGGGTGAGCAACTTCGCAATCCGATCCAGAAAGGTATTATGAAACACACCAAACACCAAATACGGTGAATGGTTATAATCAATCAGTTTCTCTGCTGTGTTAAACACAGTTCGAAAACCCAACTCTTCCCGTAACGGACGAAGCTTGCGAAGAGGTGCGCACCAATCCTCGGAGGACACGTACATGACACCCGAACGCAATGCAGCGCTCCGGGCATCTTCCCGATCCATCTTGTGTGTATCAATTCCCACTTCCTTCAAAAGCACGGACAACGTGACGCCCCACTTGGGTGGTAAAGGATCACTCCCGTGCAAAGTCACCGGCAACCCGGCCGCCGCGAGTACAAACGCAACCGGAAACGTGGCCATGAACGACTTTGTCCGTCCATCATAAGGACCCGCACAGTCCAATCCATCCTGAAATATGGAGAAACGTTCCGCACTGTTACGACAAGCATGAACAAAAGCTTCCAGTTCCTCGACGTTTTCCATTTTCATACGTTCAGCCATTAGAAACGCAGCCGTCTGGGCAGGGGAAACCTCCTGTTTCAGGATTTTCTCTGCAACGGTCAGTGCTTCTGTATAATTCAGATCACGCGAGCCTCGTTTCCCACGTCCGACCTCTCGGAGTATCTGAGACATATCCATGGAGAATCCTCCTTCCAATTAAGACTGGAGCAGTTGATGGGCCTTCACAATTGCTGTAGCTACATCGACCATCCGTTTGCGTTCATCCATCGCTTTCTTGCGTAACAGGTCATAGGCTTCGGCCTCTGAAATCTGCTTCAGATCACTAAGGATAGCCTTCGCCATATCAATCCACTTCCGATCCTCCAGCCTGGATTGCAATTGCTTCCGTTCCTGCTCCCACTGTTTGCGTTCCATGTAACGTCGGGCTGCAAAGTGAAGAGTCCAGTGAATCTCGGGCCCAGTCATGGATGGCGTAAGTATTCCATCAAATGAGATTTCGACCTCGCAGGACTCTGCGGAGGAAGAGGCTGTATCTGGCGCGCACCACCAAAGCAGCGGTGAATCCGACTTCCCCTTTCCCAGGCAGTTCACCCAGTACTCCACATCATCCAGCGACAGATGCAAAATGGACGCTTCGGCCGCACGAGCTAGCTTCACCGCTTCCGCTTCACTACCCGCCACCTGTACATGGTACCCGTTTGCTCCCAGCAGCCTCTCCGGTGTCAGAGGGATTGCATCGGATGAGGTAGCTATCGTTGGTTGAACACGGATGACCAATAAAGATCGCATGATGGATCAATCCCTCCCCTATTGCTATAATCAGAGTCCACATCATTTAAGACGTTAATACATGAAAGCAATAAACATGTTACATTACCTAACAAAAATTAAGTAGTGACGATTATGCGTCTTATTTTTAACATTAGAATGATCTTTTCATGCCTCATCATGTTGCAATAAAAAAGGGTGAAACACTATACATGGCACCTTTTCTACAGTATTTATCGTATCCAGCGTGCTAACGTTATCTAAAATCCTTCAAACTAAGAAGATATACTCGTAAAACTTCGTCGTCCATTCGATATTCCAATAAACTCATGTAAACATAATTAACTTTAAATTTCAAATACTTTTTTATGTTAACTATATTGACATGAATAGATCGATCTTTTATAGTTAAGCCATAACAACTCCATATTTGAATCGATCACAGTTACAACGGCGTAGCTGGTTGAAACGGCAATGAAGCCTGTTTTGCAATCTCGGAGCAAGGGATGCGTATGTATATGCGCAGTCCTCCGAGGCATAACAGGCTTTTTCGATTTTAGAGACAAGGTTTTGAGGCAGTTTGCAGAATGGACCTAAGGGGGCTAATCATAATGAGTACAACGAAAAAACTGGTGCTGGTCGGCAATGGCATGGCGGGAATCCGCACAATCGAACATATCCTTAAGCTTGCTCCACACGCTTATGAAATTACAGTCTTCGGCGCAGAGCCGCATCCCAACTACAACCGGATCATGTTATCTTCCGTACTGGCTGGCGGAACATCCATCGAAGATATCGTAATCAATGAGTGGAGCTGGTACGAAGATAACGGCATTCGGGTGTACCCGGGTGACCCGGTCGTTCAGATCGATACCAAGCACAAGGAAGTTGTATCTCAAAATGGTGTACGCGCAGCCTATGATGAGCTGATTATGGCAACCGGTTCACAAGCGTTCATCCTCCCTCTTCCCGGAGCTAACAAGGAAGGCGTGATCGGTTTCCGCGATATTAAAGACTGCGAGACCATGATGGCAGCATCACAAAAGTATCGCAAAGCTGCCGTCATTGGAGGTGGATTGCTAGGACTGGAAGCAGCGCGGGGGCTGCTCAATCTGGGCATGGACGTCACAGTCATCCATATTAACGGTCATTTGATGGACCGGAATCTGGATCTCCCTGCAGGTCTGATGCTCCAGCGGGAGCTTGAAGAACAGGGCATGAAGTTCCTTTTGAACAAACATACCGAAGAAATCACAGGCAAACAACGAGTAAAAGCCATTCGTTTTACTGATCAAACGGTACTTGAAGCGGATCTGGTTGTCATGGCTGTCGGGATTCGTCCGCAGATTGAACTGGCTCGCAATACCGGCCTCGATGTAAATCGTGGAGTCATTGTAGATGATTATATGCATACCAGCATCCCTGGCATCTCTGCCGTTGGCGAATGTGCAGAACATCGCGGTATTGCCTACGGACTGGTTGCTCCATTATATGAACAAGGTATGGTGCTCGCAAAACGCCTGGCTGGCGCTGCAACCGAGGGATATGAAGGTTCAGTCACTTCTACCAAGCTGAAAGTATCCGGTGTGGACGTATTCTCTGCCGGACAATTCAAAGACGCTGCGGACACTCGCAGCATTCGTATTCAGGATGACGTCGATGGTGTGTACAAAAAGATGGTGATCAAAGACGGACAGCTGATCGGAGCTGTATTGTTCGGGGATACCACGGATGGCGCATCGCTGTTTTCCCTCATTAAGAGTGGTGAGAACATCAGTGGTCGGGAGAAAGAAATTTTGCTCGGTGTACCTTCCGGTGGTTCAGGCTCGGGTCCATCTGTCGCAGAACGAATGGCGAGTATGCCGGATGACGAGATCGTCTGTGGTTGTAACGGTGTGACCAAAGCTTCCA
Proteins encoded in this region:
- a CDS encoding ANTAR domain-containing protein codes for the protein MRSLLVIRVQPTIATSSDAIPLTPERLLGANGYHVQVAGSEAEAVKLARAAEASILHLSLDDVEYWVNCLGKGKSDSPLLWWCAPDTASSSAESCEVEISFDGILTPSMTGPEIHWTLHFAARRYMERKQWEQERKQLQSRLEDRKWIDMAKAILSDLKQISEAEAYDLLRKKAMDERKRMVDVATAIVKAHQLLQS
- the nirB gene encoding nitrite reductase large subunit NirB; its protein translation is MSTTKKLVLVGNGMAGIRTIEHILKLAPHAYEITVFGAEPHPNYNRIMLSSVLAGGTSIEDIVINEWSWYEDNGIRVYPGDPVVQIDTKHKEVVSQNGVRAAYDELIMATGSQAFILPLPGANKEGVIGFRDIKDCETMMAASQKYRKAAVIGGGLLGLEAARGLLNLGMDVTVIHINGHLMDRNLDLPAGLMLQRELEEQGMKFLLNKHTEEITGKQRVKAIRFTDQTVLEADLVVMAVGIRPQIELARNTGLDVNRGVIVDDYMHTSIPGISAVGECAEHRGIAYGLVAPLYEQGMVLAKRLAGAATEGYEGSVTSTKLKVSGVDVFSAGQFKDAADTRSIRIQDDVDGVYKKMVIKDGQLIGAVLFGDTTDGASLFSLIKSGENISGREKEILLGVPSGGSGSGPSVAERMASMPDDEIVCGCNGVTKASIGDAVLNKGCNTLGAIKSCTKASASCGGCKPIIENLLTYYAGDNVGEQTKEGICGCTSYDRDEIVAQIKEMGLKSVKEVMNVLGWNEPEGCSKCRPSLNYYLGMIWPAEYTDERVSKFTNERYHANIQKDGTYSVIPRIYGGVTSPAELIKIATVAEKYDVPLVKFTGGQRLDLLGVQKENLPKIWEELDMPSGFGYGKALRTVKTCVGNTFCRFGTQDSIEMGIRLEKKLDKMVAPAKVKLAVSGCPRNCAEATIKDLGVVAIDGAWEIHVGGNAGVKVRAAELLCTVKTDAEVEEWTYSYLQYYRENAKWNERTAAWIERVGLDHVKEALADRDVRLALVERLEVTLGHTVDPWKEIIEDEKLRKNFTPLSGAEPVTH
- a CDS encoding acyl-CoA thioesterase; its protein translation is MEKKYVRETRCFKTARVFPTDVNNHNTLFGGKLMSYIDDIASIAASKLCRVNTVTASTDSVDFLYPINPTDSVTLESFASWTGRSSMEIFVKVIREDLKTGEKKIAATAFLTFVALDENNRKLIVPRIIPETEEEKKLYETAPDRAAMRKQRREESKKFADFLTVTYPWE
- a CDS encoding anthranilate phosphoribosyltransferase, giving the protein MDMSQILREVGRGKRGSRDLNYTEALTVAEKILKQEVSPAQTAAFLMAERMKMENVEELEAFVHACRNSAERFSIFQDGLDCAGPYDGRTKSFMATFPVAFVLAAAGLPVTLHGSDPLPPKWGVTLSVLLKEVGIDTHKMDREDARSAALRSGVMYVSSEDWCAPLRKLRPLREELGFRTVFNTAEKLIDYNHSPYLVFGVFHNTFLDRIAKLLTRFNYRRAYVVQGMEGSEDLYIDRPTRVYAVEDSDMKLELVDPAAYELDMPVPELVWTAAKQLEVAESVLSGDGHIAFVNQVLLNGGFRLYAAGRVNSIEEGIYTCQGLLESGAAYRIYQQWCVSMGGELPDNRAVSIYPASTR
- a CDS encoding GPR1/FUN34/YaaH family transporter yields the protein MQTDSQTKVKIVNADPSAMGLFGLAIVTLVASSQKLGITEGLSYAIPWAIFLGAFAQLFACIQDSKRNNTFGTTAFGAYAFFWFAMAANWMIKMGVFGSTLAEQADGKQLGFAFAGYLVFTLFMTIGAIEANKVLLIIFILIDFLFLGLTFDAFGVAPHIFHTIAAYAELAIGIVSLYGTGASVLNAHFGYAFLPIGKPSGIFKPKA
- a CDS encoding response regulator encodes the protein MRYFIVDDDPGVRSMLMDIIEDEGLGDIAGEAEDGAHIHAEVLEMHKVDILLIDLLMPQRDGIQTVRALEGRFEGKIVMISQIESKNMIGEAYSLGIEYYITKPINRLEILSVLRLVNERLRMQQSIADIQRTLQGLSGLNSIERAAAPVPDKTITTAGHFLLSEMGMIGEAGSRDLLDMLEYLEQVETDEHKLSPYTFPSLKDIFQNVAIRKLGEDASLAEVNKEIKASEQRVRRAIFQTLSHVVSLGLTDYTHPKFENYASKFFDFTEIRKKMLELQNNVEPSLSQTRINTKKFVQVLYLEAKRLLH
- a CDS encoding aspartyl-phosphate phosphatase Spo0E family protein produces the protein MVMSLDLKNKIEKARHNLHMLVEHNKGGLGHPDVIRQSMALDELINEYNRISRNHSRA
- a CDS encoding alanine/glycine:cation symporter family protein; amino-acid sequence: MEQTIQDIVVIFNDFLWSKVLIILLVVCGIYFTTKTRFMQFRMIGDMVKVLLERKSKEPGKISPFQAFCISMAARVGTGNITGIALAIALGGPGAIFWMWIIAIIGSASSFVESTLAQIYKVKDKGGFRGGPAYYMERGLGKRWMGILFAILITLSFGLVFNAVQSNTITVAFENSFGTDRLTVGIIMAVIFAGIIMGGVKRIAKASEYIVVVLAVLYIGVAAFVVLANITQLPAMIALIVKNAFGIEQVAGGTLGAALMNGVKRGLFSNEAGMGSAPNAAATADTTHPVKQGLIQAFGVLTDTLVICTSTAMIILLSGVYKGSDLGGIELTQAALSVHIGSWASGFLAVMVFLFAFSTLIGNYYYGETNIEFIKSNKVWLWVYRICVIAMVVFGAVAKVQLVWDLADLFMGLMVVVNLIAILMLSKVTFEALKDYKKQKAEGRDPVFTRDRIHIPGEVECWQSEEEVIGDKSKHVAN